In Paenibacillus kyungheensis, the following are encoded in one genomic region:
- the rsmH gene encoding 16S rRNA (cytosine(1402)-N(4))-methyltransferase RsmH: MFHHITVLKEEATKALQVKPDGIYVDCTLGGAGHSSVIAAELGAGGRLIAFDQDDTALANAKIVLAPYEDRVTLIKSNFRQLEESLLAAGVPVKDGVPQVDGILFDLGVSSPQFDDGDRGFSYNHDATLDMRMDQSAELTAKTIVNTWPEEEIARILYRYGEEKFSRRIAKVIVAKRSIQPIETTGELAELVKEGIPAAARRTGGHPAKRSFQALRIAVNDELGAFEEALHQAVRCLTPGGRAAVITFHSLEDRICKQIFAEYVEKNVSPPGFPVYVSTGGELKLINRKPILPSEEELEENSRARSAKLRVAEKVEKQTKT, encoded by the coding sequence TTGTTTCATCACATCACAGTATTAAAAGAAGAAGCGACAAAAGCACTTCAGGTTAAGCCTGATGGTATTTACGTTGACTGCACACTCGGGGGAGCTGGTCATAGTTCAGTTATTGCTGCTGAACTTGGAGCAGGCGGAAGACTAATAGCTTTTGATCAAGATGATACGGCACTTGCCAATGCGAAAATAGTACTTGCACCTTATGAAGATCGAGTAACGTTGATCAAAAGCAATTTCCGTCAATTGGAAGAGTCGCTATTGGCAGCAGGAGTACCGGTCAAAGATGGAGTTCCGCAAGTAGATGGCATTTTGTTCGATCTTGGCGTTTCTTCACCTCAATTCGACGACGGTGACAGAGGATTCAGCTATAACCATGATGCAACTTTGGATATGAGAATGGATCAATCTGCCGAACTCACAGCCAAAACTATAGTGAATACCTGGCCGGAAGAAGAAATCGCCCGCATTTTATATCGATATGGTGAAGAAAAATTTTCAAGACGGATTGCTAAAGTCATTGTTGCCAAGCGAAGTATCCAGCCGATCGAAACAACGGGGGAACTGGCTGAACTTGTCAAAGAAGGCATTCCAGCAGCAGCAAGAAGAACAGGGGGACATCCTGCGAAACGGAGTTTTCAAGCACTTCGTATTGCTGTAAATGATGAATTAGGTGCTTTTGAAGAAGCTCTTCATCAAGCAGTACGTTGTCTAACGCCTGGGGGAAGAGCAGCGGTTATCACGTTTCATTCTTTAGAAGACCGTATTTGCAAACAAATTTTTGCAGAATACGTGGAAAAAAACGTCTCACCACCTGGTTTTCCAGTCTATGTTAGTACTGGTGGAGAACTGAAATTGATTAATCGCAAACCAATCCTTCCTTCGGAAGAAGAATTGGAAGAGAATTCGCGTGCAAGATCGGCTAAATTGCGTGTTGCCGAAAAGGTGGAAAAACAAACGAAAACTTAA
- the mraZ gene encoding division/cell wall cluster transcriptional repressor MraZ: MFMGEFQHSIDEKGRIIIPSKFREQLGTSFVVTRGLDHCLFVYPMEEWSLLEQKLKSLPLMKADARAFSRFFFSGATEVEWDKQGRVNLPGNLRQYAKLEKECVIIGVSNRVEIWSKETWSEYYDTSEQSFNEIAEKLVDFDFDL; this comes from the coding sequence ATGTTTATGGGAGAATTTCAACATAGCATTGATGAAAAAGGTCGGATTATTATTCCTTCCAAATTTCGTGAACAACTCGGAACTTCGTTTGTAGTCACCCGCGGATTGGATCATTGTCTATTCGTCTATCCTATGGAGGAGTGGTCCCTCCTTGAGCAAAAGCTCAAATCTCTACCGCTGATGAAAGCGGATGCCCGTGCATTTAGTCGTTTTTTCTTCTCCGGTGCAACCGAAGTGGAATGGGATAAGCAGGGCAGAGTCAATCTGCCGGGAAATTTACGGCAGTATGCCAAACTCGAAAAAGAGTGTGTTATTATTGGCGTTTCGAATCGGGTAGAGATTTGGAGTAAAGAAACATGGTCAGAGTATTATGATACTTCTGAACAATCTTTTAATGAAATTGCAGAAAAGCTGGTTGATTTTGATTTCGACCTGTAA
- a CDS encoding adenosylhomocysteinase: protein MTSSIQASIVADMALAPEGHLKIDWASSHMPVLNRIRAEFERDLPFKGLNVTICLHLEAKTAYLAKVIQAGGANVTITGSNPLSTQDDVCAALVEDGITVFAKYNPGVEEYKSLNLKALEAKPDLIIDDGGDLITFLYGERPDLLSTIRGGAEETTTGIIRLKALQKEGTLKIPMVAVNDAYCKHLFDNRYGTGQSAFDGIIRTTNLIIAGKTVVVVGYGWCGKGIAMRAKGLGANVIVTEVDPIKAVEAHMDGFGVMPMNEAAKHGDFFITVTGNKSVIAGEHYDVMKDGAVIANAGHFDVEANKPDLAARSQSIRTVRKNIEEYKLNDGRRIYLLAEGRLVNLGAADGHPVEIMDMTFALQAVGLRYVSEHYEQLEAGVISVPYELDEQVARFKLESLGIHIDTLTEEQKLYLDSWS from the coding sequence ATGACATCATCTATTCAAGCAAGTATTGTTGCCGATATGGCACTTGCTCCTGAGGGACATCTTAAAATTGATTGGGCATCTTCTCATATGCCGGTATTAAATCGTATTCGAGCAGAATTTGAAAGAGATTTGCCTTTCAAAGGTTTGAATGTAACGATCTGTTTGCACTTGGAGGCTAAAACCGCTTATTTGGCTAAAGTTATCCAAGCCGGTGGAGCTAATGTCACTATTACAGGTAGCAATCCCTTGTCTACACAAGATGATGTATGTGCAGCTTTGGTAGAAGACGGTATTACTGTATTTGCAAAATATAATCCAGGTGTGGAAGAATATAAAAGCTTGAACTTAAAAGCATTAGAAGCGAAGCCTGACCTGATTATTGATGATGGTGGCGATCTGATTACATTTTTGTATGGAGAACGTCCTGATCTATTATCAACGATTCGTGGTGGAGCAGAAGAAACAACGACTGGAATTATCCGTTTAAAAGCATTGCAAAAAGAAGGAACGTTGAAAATTCCGATGGTTGCTGTAAATGATGCGTATTGTAAGCATCTATTTGATAACCGTTACGGAACAGGACAATCCGCTTTTGATGGTATTATTCGTACAACCAACTTAATTATCGCAGGTAAAACAGTTGTAGTAGTAGGTTATGGCTGGTGTGGTAAAGGTATAGCGATGCGTGCTAAAGGTTTGGGTGCTAATGTTATCGTAACCGAGGTTGATCCAATTAAGGCGGTAGAAGCACATATGGACGGCTTTGGTGTGATGCCGATGAATGAAGCCGCCAAGCATGGTGACTTCTTTATTACAGTAACAGGAAATAAAAGTGTTATTGCAGGCGAGCACTATGACGTGATGAAAGATGGCGCTGTGATTGCCAATGCTGGACATTTTGACGTTGAAGCGAATAAGCCTGATCTAGCAGCTCGTTCTCAATCGATTCGTACGGTTCGCAAAAATATTGAAGAATACAAATTGAATGATGGACGCCGTATTTATCTTCTTGCAGAAGGTCGTCTGGTTAACTTGGGAGCAGCAGATGGTCATCCTGTTGAAATTATGGATATGACTTTTGCTTTACAAGCAGTAGGTCTTCGTTATGTGAGCGAACACTATGAGCAGTTGGAAGCAGGAGTAATCAGTGTCCCTTATGAACTGGATGAACAAGTGGCACGATTTAAACTAGAAAGTCTAGGCATTCATATTGATACATTGACTGAAGAACAAAAATTATATTTAGATAGCTGGTCATAA
- the bshC gene encoding bacillithiol biosynthesis cysteine-adding enzyme BshC, whose amino-acid sequence MNVIPESLPANQPLAERYINDFASVSSLYNMNVSDPQTWIKRAEWLDQSKDSRIDRGALVDCLTIYNGKYNNHEAVQQSLATLRTDEALVMVGGQQSGLFTGPLLVIYKVITLLASAREASQRLQRPIVPVFWIAGEDHDWDEVNHTYLPDQDGAAVKIRLDHERGGHSPVSRTFIHEQNTEHILNQFESLLPDTENKNQWTQTLRNIMEHATDLSSAFAEQLGLLFGRFGLVLIDSDDAAIRRLEIPVFRQLIEHNDKLTQAYMSAAEQVRQYGYEEQATVDEESANLFYIHSDEVYTNERLLLFKRNGMFTDRKGLVVFTKQELLQLLEQYPERFSNNVLTRPLMQDSLFPVLSTILGTGEIAYWALTKQAFPVLNLQMPPIVPRMLFTMVEEKVKILMQQYQLTFDDVRQRFDDIRQTWLSEQEDYHLEKRFTTFREQFQQLYAPFVDSLHEIDPSLPHLGETTQHKIDLQIDYLYRKSQNAIARQHQTGLQRLDRIAYALYPFGKPQERTINSYYYLGRYGERWIDQLLTLEPDFNGSHRLVYL is encoded by the coding sequence ATGAATGTGATTCCGGAGAGCCTACCCGCGAATCAGCCGCTCGCTGAGCGGTACATCAATGATTTTGCATCGGTAAGCAGTTTGTATAATATGAATGTCTCTGATCCACAAACATGGATCAAACGTGCAGAATGGCTGGATCAGAGTAAAGACTCCCGAATCGACCGTGGAGCTTTAGTTGACTGCTTAACCATATATAACGGTAAGTACAATAATCATGAAGCTGTACAGCAATCTTTAGCAACACTACGAACAGATGAAGCACTTGTGATGGTAGGTGGACAACAAAGCGGACTATTTACAGGCCCATTGTTAGTCATTTACAAAGTGATTACATTGTTAGCATCTGCGCGTGAAGCATCGCAGCGTCTACAACGTCCAATCGTACCTGTATTTTGGATAGCAGGTGAAGATCATGACTGGGATGAAGTGAATCATACGTATCTACCTGATCAAGATGGAGCGGCTGTCAAAATTCGCTTAGATCATGAACGTGGTGGACATTCACCGGTGAGTCGTACATTTATTCATGAACAGAATACTGAACATATTTTGAATCAATTTGAAAGTCTGTTACCGGATACGGAAAATAAAAATCAATGGACACAGACATTGCGAAATATTATGGAGCATGCTACAGATTTGAGTAGTGCCTTTGCTGAACAATTGGGTCTTTTATTTGGCCGTTTTGGATTGGTACTCATCGATTCAGATGATGCTGCTATTCGTCGCTTAGAAATTCCAGTATTTCGTCAATTGATAGAACATAATGATAAATTGACTCAAGCATATATGTCTGCTGCTGAGCAAGTAAGACAGTATGGATATGAAGAACAAGCAACAGTAGATGAAGAAAGTGCTAATTTGTTCTATATCCATAGTGATGAAGTATATACCAACGAACGTTTGTTATTGTTCAAACGCAATGGGATGTTTACAGATCGTAAAGGATTAGTTGTTTTTACCAAACAAGAGTTGTTACAGTTGTTAGAACAATATCCAGAACGGTTTAGCAACAATGTATTAACACGTCCTTTGATGCAGGATTCATTATTCCCTGTACTTAGTACCATTTTGGGAACAGGCGAGATTGCATATTGGGCGTTAACAAAACAAGCATTTCCTGTCTTGAATCTACAAATGCCTCCGATTGTTCCTAGAATGTTATTTACAATGGTGGAAGAAAAAGTTAAAATTTTGATGCAACAGTATCAATTAACATTTGATGATGTCAGACAACGCTTTGATGATATTCGTCAGACCTGGTTAAGTGAGCAAGAAGATTATCATTTAGAAAAAAGATTCACTACATTCCGCGAGCAATTTCAACAATTGTATGCGCCTTTTGTAGACTCTTTGCATGAGATTGATCCTTCATTACCGCATCTCGGAGAAACGACTCAGCATAAGATTGATTTGCAAATTGATTATTTGTACCGCAAAAGTCAAAATGCGATAGCACGTCAACATCAGACAGGATTACAACGTTTGGATCGAATCGCGTATGCGTTGTATCCGTTTGGCAAGCCACAAGAACGTACGATCAACAGCTATTACTATCTTGGACGTTACGGAGAGCGCTGGATCGATCAATTGTTAACCCTTGAGCCTGATTTTAACGGTTCGCATCGTCTTGTTTATTTATAA
- a CDS encoding ABC transporter ATP-binding protein: MEKILTVKNLSVSFQTRAGEFDAVKDVNFEIGKGETLGIVGESGSGKSVTAQTIMRLIPSPPSKIKSGEIEFLGQSLLAKTDKQMEAIRGKDIGMIFQDPMTSLNPTIKVGKQITEVLRKHQNMSSAQAKESALEMLRLVGIKNSDVRFNQYPHQFSGGMRQRAMIAIALACRPSLLIADEPTTALDVTIQAQILDLMKDMQQKLGTSIILITHDLGVVAGMCDRVVVMKEGDVVETGTTAEIFKNPQHPYTQRLLNALPRLDEPKKPKLASAKLNLDPRKPLVEVKGLKQHFNLGKGNILKAVNDISFNIYEGETLGVVGESGCGKSTTGRTILRLYEPTGGSVKFNGTDIYDLSPRKMKNMRKDMQMIFQDPYASLNPRFNIMDIIGESLDIHGLVNSRAERKKRVEELLDMVGLNPSHALRYPHEFSGGQRQRIGIARALAVDPKFIICDEPLSALDVSIQAQIVKLLEELQQRLGLTYLFIAHDLSMVKHISDRVAVMYMGKIVELAESEELYANPLHPYTKTLLSAIPIPDPEVEANKRRILLPEEHLAASQEAAATLAAKDPFNLENSQLIEVSEGHWVSQPSA; encoded by the coding sequence GTGGAGAAAATCTTAACAGTAAAGAATTTAAGCGTATCCTTTCAAACGCGTGCTGGTGAATTTGATGCGGTAAAAGATGTCAATTTTGAAATTGGCAAAGGCGAAACGCTAGGTATTGTTGGGGAATCCGGTAGTGGTAAGAGTGTAACAGCTCAAACAATTATGCGTCTGATTCCTTCTCCGCCTTCTAAGATCAAAAGTGGAGAGATTGAATTCCTAGGTCAAAGTCTACTTGCTAAAACGGATAAACAAATGGAAGCAATTCGTGGTAAGGATATCGGCATGATTTTCCAAGATCCGATGACTTCCTTGAATCCAACAATCAAAGTAGGTAAACAAATTACAGAAGTATTGCGTAAACATCAAAATATGTCTTCTGCTCAAGCTAAAGAAAGTGCGCTTGAAATGTTACGACTGGTTGGTATCAAAAATTCTGATGTTCGTTTTAATCAATATCCTCACCAATTCTCTGGTGGTATGCGCCAACGTGCGATGATTGCAATCGCTCTAGCTTGTCGTCCATCATTGCTAATTGCGGATGAGCCTACAACAGCACTAGACGTAACGATTCAAGCTCAGATCCTTGATCTGATGAAAGATATGCAACAAAAATTGGGTACTTCAATCATTTTGATTACACATGACCTTGGTGTAGTAGCAGGTATGTGTGATCGCGTGGTTGTTATGAAAGAAGGCGATGTTGTTGAAACAGGAACAACTGCTGAAATTTTCAAAAACCCTCAACATCCATATACACAACGTTTGCTTAATGCATTGCCACGTTTGGATGAGCCTAAAAAACCTAAATTAGCGTCTGCTAAACTTAATCTAGACCCACGTAAACCGTTGGTTGAAGTAAAAGGATTAAAACAACATTTTAATCTAGGTAAAGGTAATATCCTTAAAGCGGTTAATGACATTAGCTTCAACATCTACGAAGGTGAGACACTTGGAGTTGTAGGAGAATCTGGTTGTGGTAAATCAACAACAGGTCGTACAATTCTTCGTTTATACGAACCTACCGGTGGTAGTGTAAAGTTTAACGGAACAGACATTTATGATCTGTCTCCACGCAAAATGAAAAACATGCGTAAAGATATGCAAATGATCTTCCAAGATCCATATGCTTCTTTGAACCCTCGTTTTAATATTATGGACATTATCGGCGAGTCTCTAGATATTCATGGTCTAGTGAATAGCCGTGCTGAACGTAAAAAACGTGTAGAAGAATTGCTGGATATGGTAGGCTTGAACCCAAGTCATGCTCTTCGTTATCCGCATGAATTCTCCGGTGGTCAAAGACAACGTATCGGGATTGCGCGTGCACTTGCTGTAGATCCTAAATTTATTATCTGTGATGAGCCATTGTCTGCTTTGGACGTATCGATTCAAGCACAGATTGTTAAATTGCTAGAAGAACTACAACAACGTCTTGGATTGACTTATTTGTTTATTGCGCATGATTTATCCATGGTAAAACATATTAGTGACCGTGTAGCGGTTATGTATATGGGTAAAATTGTAGAATTGGCTGAAAGTGAAGAACTGTATGCTAATCCTCTACATCCTTACACCAAAACTTTGCTATCTGCGATTCCTATTCCTGATCCAGAAGTAGAAGCAAATAAACGTAGAATCTTATTGCCTGAAGAACATCTTGCCGCTTCTCAAGAAGCAGCAGCAACTTTGGCAGCTAAAGATCCGTTTAATTTAGAAAATTCTCAGTTGATCGAAGTATCTGAAGGTCACTGGGTTTCTCAACCTTCTGCTTAA
- a CDS encoding ABC transporter permease: MVGEPIALQQESISLWQDAWIRLKGNKVAMFSLGTLILIIIASIVGPMISAFNYYSNDLMNTNKPPSGVHWFGTDNLGRDMWVRTWMGARISLIVGLAAAAIDLIIGIIYGGIMGYFGGRVDNIMNKFSEILYSIPYLLVVILLLVVFEPGLGTIIVALTVTGWITMSWIVRGEIMQLKSRDFVLAARSMGAGAGRQLFKHLLPNALGPIIVTVTLSVPSAIFSEAFLSFLGLGVQAPVASLGSMINDALTGWNLYPWRMWFPAALICLTMLAFNLLGDGLRDALDPKLRK; this comes from the coding sequence GTGGTCGGCGAACCAATCGCACTGCAACAGGAAAGTATCTCTTTATGGCAGGATGCTTGGATTCGTTTAAAAGGTAATAAAGTAGCTATGTTTAGCTTAGGTACTTTGATTCTTATTATTATCGCTTCGATCGTTGGACCAATGATCTCTGCTTTTAACTATTACTCTAATGATTTGATGAATACTAATAAGCCACCTTCTGGAGTTCACTGGTTTGGTACAGATAACCTTGGACGTGATATGTGGGTTCGTACCTGGATGGGTGCACGAATCTCTCTTATCGTAGGTTTGGCAGCAGCAGCAATTGACTTAATTATCGGTATTATTTATGGTGGAATCATGGGTTACTTCGGTGGCCGTGTAGATAACATTATGAACAAATTTTCCGAAATTCTTTATTCTATTCCTTATTTGCTAGTTGTTATTCTATTGTTGGTTGTATTTGAGCCAGGTTTGGGAACAATTATCGTTGCTTTGACTGTAACAGGTTGGATTACGATGTCATGGATTGTTCGTGGTGAAATTATGCAACTGAAAAGTAGAGACTTCGTATTAGCAGCTCGTTCTATGGGTGCAGGTGCTGGACGTCAATTGTTCAAACATCTTTTGCCTAATGCTTTGGGTCCTATTATCGTTACTGTAACTCTTTCTGTACCAAGTGCTATCTTCTCTGAAGCATTTTTGAGTTTCTTGGGTCTAGGTGTACAGGCTCCTGTCGCTTCATTGGGTTCTATGATCAATGATGCATTAACAGGATGGAATTTGTATCCTTGGCGTATGTGGTTCCCGGCTGCTCTAATCTGTTTGACAATGCTTGCATTTAACTTGCTAGGCGACGGTCTTAGAGACGCTTTGGATCCAAAATTGAGAAAATAA